In one Modestobacter sp. L9-4 genomic region, the following are encoded:
- a CDS encoding ATP-binding protein, whose product MTVVSAPLGAAGARPSADCSGADALLAEYGLPGHAPVEQLRAVTRVAATVAGVPMAVVNLLSDCFQHQVGEVGFAGTDSDVTDSMCAVSVQDERLRYLPDARREPAFAANPWVDGRLARVGLYASAPLLLSDGRVLGSLCVFSEEAGRLDAAQLGALTDLAGQAVALFEQAKLAREAAEQAVEAREAQDQSERRGALMAALLETIDVGIAACDADGRLTLVNEAARRFTGTSEDAGVGSADWARTYSLLDEDGVRLLPVPEIPLFRALTEGSVHGQVMVIAPADRPAVTVRCDGQAMRDSTGRLLGAVVAMKDVTEARAQARELIEARDQALAATRAKTAFLAAASHEIRTPLNGVLGMLEILALDSLTTRQHEYVQVARHSGDALLSLLNDVLDLSKAETTSVTLAREAFAPTDVAREVVDALAPVARNRGLDLTLTTGTADALTGDPRRLRQVLMNLVGNAVKFTGSGSIDVHVATARTRADSAELWIAVRDTGAGMTAAELDQLFQPFTQGTQGERFGGTGLGLALSRQLLELMGGRIEVTSEPGVGSTFTVVVELPLAAPASAPAGPRAGAAHASAPRRPRVLVADDNEINLMVARGLLAAEGADVVTVADGDEAVRAVAEGTFDLVLLDLQMPRMSGLEAAVAIRALPTGGVRVLALTAETLGESAAACREAGMDGVLVKPVRGADVRRVLGELRG is encoded by the coding sequence GTGACCGTGGTGAGCGCCCCTCTCGGGGCCGCCGGTGCCCGCCCGTCCGCGGACTGCAGCGGGGCCGATGCCCTGCTCGCGGAGTACGGCCTCCCGGGGCACGCGCCGGTCGAGCAGCTGCGCGCGGTCACCCGCGTCGCCGCCACCGTCGCCGGCGTGCCGATGGCGGTCGTGAACCTGCTCAGCGACTGCTTCCAGCACCAGGTGGGCGAGGTCGGCTTCGCCGGCACCGACTCCGACGTCACCGACTCCATGTGCGCCGTGTCCGTGCAGGACGAGCGGCTGCGCTACCTCCCCGACGCCCGGCGGGAACCGGCCTTCGCCGCGAACCCCTGGGTGGACGGGCGCCTGGCCCGGGTGGGCCTCTACGCGTCGGCACCGCTGCTGCTCTCCGACGGGCGCGTGCTGGGCTCGCTCTGCGTGTTCTCCGAGGAGGCCGGCCGCCTCGACGCCGCCCAGCTCGGCGCGCTCACCGACCTGGCCGGCCAGGCGGTCGCCCTCTTCGAGCAGGCGAAGCTCGCCCGGGAGGCCGCCGAGCAGGCCGTCGAGGCACGGGAGGCGCAGGACCAGTCCGAGCGTCGGGGCGCGCTGATGGCGGCCCTGCTGGAGACGATCGACGTCGGCATCGCCGCCTGCGACGCCGACGGTCGGCTCACGCTGGTCAACGAGGCGGCCCGGCGCTTCACCGGCACGTCCGAGGACGCGGGCGTCGGGTCGGCCGACTGGGCCCGGACGTACTCGCTCCTCGACGAGGACGGCGTCCGGCTCCTGCCCGTCCCCGAGATCCCGCTGTTCCGCGCCCTCACCGAGGGCTCGGTGCACGGACAGGTCATGGTGATCGCGCCGGCGGACCGCCCGGCGGTCACGGTGCGCTGCGACGGCCAGGCCATGCGGGACTCCACGGGGCGGCTGCTCGGTGCGGTCGTCGCCATGAAGGACGTCACCGAGGCCCGGGCCCAGGCCCGGGAGCTCATCGAGGCCCGCGACCAGGCACTGGCCGCCACCCGCGCCAAGACCGCCTTCCTGGCGGCCGCGAGCCACGAGATCCGGACGCCGCTCAACGGCGTCCTGGGCATGCTGGAGATCCTCGCCCTCGACAGCCTCACCACCCGCCAGCACGAGTACGTGCAGGTGGCCCGCCACTCCGGGGACGCGCTGCTCTCCCTGCTCAACGACGTGCTGGACCTCTCCAAGGCCGAGACGACGTCGGTGACGCTGGCGCGCGAGGCCTTCGCGCCCACCGACGTCGCCCGGGAGGTGGTCGACGCCCTCGCGCCGGTCGCCCGGAACCGCGGACTGGACCTCACGCTGACCACCGGGACGGCCGACGCGCTGACCGGCGACCCGCGCCGGCTGCGCCAGGTGCTGATGAACCTCGTCGGCAACGCGGTCAAGTTCACCGGCAGCGGCTCGATCGACGTCCACGTCGCCACCGCCCGGACCCGGGCCGACTCCGCGGAGCTGTGGATCGCCGTGCGCGACACCGGTGCCGGGATGACCGCGGCCGAGCTCGACCAGCTGTTCCAGCCCTTCACCCAGGGCACCCAGGGCGAGCGCTTCGGCGGCACGGGGCTCGGGCTCGCGCTGAGCCGGCAGCTCCTCGAGCTGATGGGCGGCCGCATCGAGGTCACCAGCGAGCCCGGGGTCGGCTCGACGTTCACCGTCGTGGTGGAACTGCCCCTGGCGGCCCCCGCGTCCGCACCGGCCGGCCCGCGCGCCGGTGCCGCGCACGCGTCGGCGCCGCGGCGGCCGCGGGTGCTCGTCGCCGACGACAACGAGATCAACCTGATGGTCGCCCGGGGGCTCCTGGCCGCCGAGGGGGCCGACGTCGTCACGGTGGCGGACGGCGACGAGGCGGTGCGCGCCGTCGCCGAGGGCACCTTCGACCTGGTCCTGCTGGACCTGCAGATGCCCCGGATGTCCGGTCTGGAGGCCGCCGTCGCGATCCGCGCGCTGCCCACCGGCGGCGTCCGTGTCCTCGCCCTGACCGCCGAGACGCTCGGCGAGTCCGCCGCCGCGTGCCGAGAGGCCGGCATGGACGGCGTCCTGGTGAAGCCGGTCCGCGGGGCGGACGTCCGCCGCGTCCTGGGCGAGCTCCGCGGCTGA
- a CDS encoding GNAT family N-acetyltransferase — MPDVDELWTWPPVPPAAGSVRLRRFRDDDVFAAMALSLDPYVPQIGTLPAQASAAQAMAWVAAQRQRTAQRVGFSFAVADRDGDDCVGFAGLWLRQVEQGLATAGYAVLPASRGAGRATDALRALTAFAWTRPGVQRVELHVEPWNTASCRVAERVGYVAGEVLTRGHEIGGELRDVVPYVLHRPR, encoded by the coding sequence GTGCCCGACGTCGACGAGCTGTGGACCTGGCCGCCGGTGCCGCCGGCGGCGGGCAGCGTCCGGCTGCGCAGGTTCCGGGACGACGACGTGTTCGCGGCGATGGCGCTGTCCCTGGACCCCTACGTCCCCCAGATCGGCACGCTGCCCGCGCAGGCCTCGGCTGCCCAGGCGATGGCGTGGGTGGCCGCGCAGCGGCAGCGGACGGCGCAGCGGGTCGGGTTCTCCTTCGCCGTCGCCGACCGGGACGGCGACGACTGCGTGGGGTTCGCCGGGCTGTGGCTGCGGCAGGTCGAGCAGGGGCTGGCCACCGCGGGCTACGCCGTCCTCCCCGCCTCCCGCGGCGCCGGCCGGGCCACCGACGCGCTGCGCGCACTCACCGCCTTCGCCTGGACCCGACCGGGCGTGCAGCGGGTCGAGCTGCACGTCGAGCCGTGGAACACCGCCTCCTGCCGGGTGGCCGAGCGGGTCGGCTACGTCGCCGGGGAGGTGCTGACCCGCGGCCACGAGATCGGCGGCGAGCTGCGGGACGTCGTCCCGTACGTGCTGCACCGGCCCCGGTAG
- a CDS encoding response regulator transcription factor — translation MTRVLVVDDDPVIADLVSFRLSRLGLDVSVETDGQAGLAAARQLRPDLVVLDWMMPRMNGLEMCAALRADPDEELARTPVLLLTAKAQEPDLERGFAAGATDYIVKPFSTRELATRVTAALPPGTVRA, via the coding sequence ATGACCCGCGTCCTGGTCGTCGACGACGACCCTGTGATCGCCGACCTCGTGTCCTTCCGCCTGTCCCGGCTGGGACTCGACGTCTCGGTCGAGACCGACGGGCAGGCCGGGCTGGCCGCTGCGCGGCAGCTGCGCCCCGACCTCGTCGTCCTCGACTGGATGATGCCGCGGATGAACGGCCTGGAGATGTGCGCGGCGCTGCGCGCCGACCCCGACGAGGAGCTGGCCCGCACGCCGGTGCTGCTGCTCACCGCCAAGGCCCAGGAGCCCGACCTCGAGCGCGGTTTCGCCGCCGGCGCGACCGACTACATCGTCAAGCCCTTCAGCACCCGGGAGCTGGCGACCCGGGTGACCGCGGCGCTGCCGCCGGGGACCGTACGGGCGTGA
- a CDS encoding response regulator, with translation MAHNPQVPGSRLPGARPAGGPRTLQELMRRPARVGLAALLLVTLTIVTVNVIVLAVLAPDSTRSVRMLTALQEGSVAMVDQETGLRGFLITRDEQFLAPYREGALAVDRLNTQLGAWAQDDPELARRVAELRAAEEAWIQGWAQPTLQAQPAVADRAALIASLLQGKELFDAYRTVETGVQQAVAERRAAASWHTRLALAVGTVVGLLVAVAAALRVRQVDRRASAEIAPAFARLSGRLSDLAGGDVDRRLAPVGPAELRAMAMDVNTLSAALRSRGELVAAREEELVTARDEAERAGQAKTAFLATMSHEIRTPLNAVLGLTDLLLATELTELQRGHLETVSRSGDSLLTLINDVLDFSKIEAGELDLDEAPFDLEELVYDVAQLFSAQAATKGIDLLVDIRAAEGRQVMGDALRLRQVLMNLVSNAIKFTPRGHVVVRITGEAGSDGVLDVQIAVLDTGIGIPDEHRDRLFRSFSQVDGSTTRVYGGTGLGLAISQRIAQAMGGEITVDSEVGVGSTFTVAVPMGLLPMADGGARSGSLQGCRVLAVDDNPTNLEILEHQLTRAGASVVLAGSPFRAMELLSGGQDFDLCLTDQHMPGMSGDELARWIRRTPAVADLPLVLLSSLTTVSAGTAGLFAARLHKPVHPDRLLAAVGAALHPAPAAGQRSVAPAPGEPARDTGLRVLVAEDHEVNAQLMELYLQQLGHRSERVADGRAAVNAVRAGTYDVVLMDAQMPVLGGADATAEIRALPGHQPVVIAVTASVLASDRAAFAEAGADDFLTKPVRLAVLDGALRALLPVRPADAPAEAPEPAAAGGPLDPEVVEELRDLGDEGFTQVYTRYLDHLDGWVADLVVAAGRASGSGDEAAEGSASRLAHRLKGSSASLGATHLAALCQRVEGVDALEEAERAALLTDLQVESARVSLAVRELLAVRPVSA, from the coding sequence ATGGCGCACAACCCGCAGGTCCCCGGCTCCCGGCTCCCAGGCGCCCGTCCGGCCGGTGGACCGCGCACGCTGCAGGAGCTGATGCGCCGGCCGGCCCGGGTCGGCCTGGCCGCGCTGCTGCTGGTGACCCTGACCATCGTCACGGTCAACGTCATCGTGCTGGCCGTGCTGGCGCCGGACTCCACCCGGTCGGTGCGGATGCTCACCGCCCTGCAGGAGGGCAGCGTGGCGATGGTCGACCAGGAGACCGGGCTGCGCGGGTTCCTCATCACCCGCGACGAGCAGTTCCTGGCGCCCTACCGCGAGGGGGCGCTGGCCGTCGACCGGCTGAACACGCAGCTGGGCGCGTGGGCGCAGGACGACCCCGAGCTCGCCCGGCGGGTGGCCGAGCTGCGCGCCGCCGAGGAGGCCTGGATCCAGGGGTGGGCCCAGCCGACGCTGCAGGCCCAGCCGGCCGTCGCCGACCGGGCCGCGCTCATCGCCTCGCTGCTGCAGGGCAAGGAGCTCTTCGACGCCTACCGCACCGTCGAGACCGGCGTCCAGCAGGCGGTGGCGGAGCGGCGCGCGGCCGCCTCCTGGCACACCCGGCTGGCCCTGGCGGTCGGCACCGTCGTCGGGCTGCTCGTGGCCGTCGCCGCCGCCCTGCGGGTGCGGCAGGTGGACCGCCGGGCCAGCGCGGAGATCGCCCCGGCGTTCGCGCGGCTCAGCGGCCGGCTGTCCGACCTGGCCGGCGGCGACGTGGACCGCCGCCTGGCGCCCGTGGGGCCGGCCGAGCTGCGCGCCATGGCCATGGACGTCAACACCCTCAGCGCCGCCCTCCGCAGCCGCGGTGAGCTGGTCGCCGCGCGCGAGGAGGAGCTGGTCACCGCCCGTGACGAGGCCGAACGGGCCGGGCAGGCCAAGACGGCGTTCCTGGCCACGATGAGCCACGAGATCCGCACCCCGCTCAACGCCGTGCTGGGCCTGACCGACCTGCTGCTGGCCACCGAGCTGACCGAGCTGCAGAGGGGGCACCTGGAGACGGTGTCGCGCAGCGGCGACAGCCTGCTGACGCTGATCAACGACGTGCTCGACTTCTCCAAGATCGAGGCCGGTGAGCTGGACCTCGACGAGGCGCCCTTCGACCTGGAGGAGCTGGTCTACGACGTGGCCCAGCTGTTCAGCGCGCAGGCCGCGACCAAGGGCATCGACCTGCTCGTCGACATCCGGGCCGCCGAGGGCCGCCAGGTCATGGGCGACGCGCTGCGGCTGCGCCAGGTCCTGATGAACCTGGTCTCCAACGCCATCAAGTTCACCCCGCGCGGCCACGTCGTCGTCCGGATCACCGGGGAGGCCGGGAGCGACGGCGTCCTGGACGTGCAGATCGCCGTCCTGGACACCGGCATCGGCATCCCCGACGAGCACCGCGACCGGCTGTTCCGCTCCTTCAGCCAGGTCGACGGCTCGACCACCCGCGTCTACGGCGGCACCGGCCTCGGCCTGGCCATCAGCCAGCGGATCGCACAGGCGATGGGCGGGGAGATCACCGTGGACAGCGAGGTGGGCGTCGGGTCGACGTTCACCGTCGCCGTGCCGATGGGTCTGCTGCCGATGGCCGACGGCGGCGCCCGGTCGGGCTCGCTGCAGGGCTGCCGGGTGCTGGCCGTCGACGACAACCCGACCAACCTGGAGATCCTGGAGCACCAGCTGACCCGGGCCGGTGCCTCGGTCGTGCTGGCCGGCAGCCCGTTCCGGGCGATGGAGCTGCTCTCCGGTGGCCAGGACTTCGACCTGTGCCTGACCGACCAGCACATGCCCGGGATGAGCGGTGACGAGCTGGCGCGCTGGATCCGGCGGACGCCCGCGGTGGCCGACCTGCCGCTGGTGCTGCTGAGCAGCCTCACCACCGTCTCGGCCGGCACCGCGGGGCTGTTCGCCGCCCGGCTGCACAAGCCGGTGCACCCCGACCGGCTGCTGGCCGCCGTCGGCGCCGCGCTGCACCCCGCGCCGGCCGCCGGGCAGCGGAGCGTCGCCCCCGCCCCGGGGGAGCCCGCCCGGGACACCGGCCTCCGGGTGCTCGTCGCCGAGGACCACGAGGTCAACGCCCAGCTCATGGAGCTGTACCTGCAGCAGCTCGGGCACCGCAGCGAGCGGGTCGCCGACGGTCGCGCCGCGGTGAACGCCGTCCGCGCGGGCACCTACGACGTCGTGCTGATGGACGCCCAGATGCCCGTCCTGGGCGGCGCGGACGCGACCGCGGAGATCCGTGCGCTGCCCGGCCACCAGCCGGTCGTCATCGCGGTCACGGCGAGCGTGCTGGCCAGCGACCGGGCCGCCTTCGCCGAGGCCGGCGCCGACGACTTCCTCACCAAGCCGGTGCGGCTCGCCGTCCTGGACGGCGCACTGCGCGCCCTGCTCCCCGTCCGGCCCGCGGACGCCCCGGCGGAGGCCCCGGAGCCGGCCGCGGCCGGTGGACCGCTGGACCCCGAGGTCGTGGAGGAGCTGCGGGACCTCGGTGACGAGGGCTTCACGCAGGTCTACACGCGCTACTTGGACCACCTGGACGGCTGGGTCGCGGACCTGGTCGTCGCGGCGGGCCGCGCCTCCGGCTCCGGTGACGAGGCAGCGGAGGGCTCGGCGTCGCGGCTGGCGCACCGGCTGAAGGGCAGCAGCGCCTCCCTGGGCGCCACCCACCTGGCGGCGCTGTGCCAGCGCGTGGAGGGCGTCGACGCGCTGGAGGAGGCCGAGCGCGCCGCCTTGCTGACGGACCTGCAGGTGGAGTCGGCGCGGGTGTCCCTCGCCGTGCGGGAGCTGCTCGCGGTCCGGCCCGTCAGCGCCTGA
- a CDS encoding TetR/AcrR family transcriptional regulator, translated as MAGRDQRAERRTDALSKERIVAVAVEILDTDGEGALTFRALSARLATGSGAIYWHVANKDELLAAAAAEVVGRAVTDVPAGTDAREAVRAVTLGVFDAIDAHPWVGAQLSREPWQFAVLELFEAVGGQLAALGVPEHARFDAATALVNYVLGLAAQYAAGARLLAREVDRSAFLGSVADRWTSLDPARYPFVHAMAGRLADHDDRAQFLAGVDVFLAGIAATR; from the coding sequence ATGGCGGGCAGGGACCAGCGGGCCGAACGACGCACCGACGCGCTCTCCAAGGAGCGGATCGTGGCGGTCGCCGTCGAGATCCTGGACACCGACGGCGAGGGCGCGCTGACCTTCCGCGCCCTGTCCGCCCGGCTGGCCACCGGCAGCGGGGCGATCTACTGGCACGTCGCCAACAAGGACGAGCTGCTCGCCGCGGCCGCCGCGGAGGTGGTCGGCCGCGCGGTCACCGACGTCCCCGCCGGCACCGACGCGCGGGAGGCGGTCCGGGCCGTCACCCTGGGGGTCTTCGACGCGATCGACGCCCACCCCTGGGTGGGTGCCCAGCTGTCCCGGGAGCCGTGGCAGTTCGCCGTCCTCGAGCTCTTCGAGGCCGTCGGTGGGCAGCTCGCCGCCCTCGGCGTCCCCGAGCACGCTCGCTTCGACGCCGCCACCGCCCTGGTGAACTACGTCCTGGGCCTGGCCGCGCAGTACGCCGCCGGCGCACGCCTGCTCGCCCGCGAGGTCGACCGCTCGGCCTTCCTCGGGTCCGTCGCCGACCGGTGGACCTCCCTGGACCCGGCGCGGTACCCGTTCGTGCACGCGATGGCCGGCCGGCTGGCCGACCACGACGACCGCGCCCAGTTCCTCGCCGGCGTCGACGTCTTCCTCGCCGGTATCGCCGCGACCCGCTGA
- a CDS encoding HEAT repeat domain-containing protein, with protein sequence MSGIEAGSLVVSAVLALLTVLLLLATALEHAGRTRRAARTARHRAELTPLVHALLEDDAPDSDVSSADPLLDELVLELLPQLRGADRAALQSVLVDRGVVDQAAAQLGARAAWRRGRAAELLGNVASSRHVPDLVALLTDPVADVRSAAARALGRIGDVTSVAPLLAALDARPSVPPGVVGMALLDLGTPALPALRDAVNGPLRAARPVAAQLLGLHGDPGATGVLADVVADGRRTPVVREAAASALGRIGSPHATPALVAALTSDAPLGVRLAAAQALGRIGDPGCLDPLTTTMRSAPVPVRAACADALTALGDRGRARLVAHAYLAGPTGAVARAALDSSAARAVRRPSSLQAA encoded by the coding sequence GTGAGCGGCATCGAGGCGGGGTCGCTCGTCGTCTCCGCCGTCCTGGCGCTGCTCACCGTCCTGCTGCTCCTCGCGACCGCGCTGGAGCACGCCGGACGGACGCGCCGCGCCGCCCGCACGGCCCGGCACCGGGCCGAGCTGACGCCGCTGGTCCACGCCCTGCTGGAGGACGACGCGCCGGACTCCGACGTCTCCTCCGCCGACCCCCTGCTCGACGAGCTGGTGCTCGAGCTGCTCCCCCAGCTGCGCGGCGCGGACCGGGCCGCCCTGCAGTCGGTGCTGGTCGACCGCGGCGTGGTCGACCAGGCCGCCGCCCAGCTGGGTGCCCGTGCCGCCTGGCGGCGGGGCCGCGCGGCCGAGCTGCTGGGCAACGTGGCCAGCAGCCGGCACGTGCCCGACCTGGTCGCCCTCCTCACCGACCCCGTCGCCGACGTCCGCAGTGCGGCCGCCCGGGCGCTGGGCCGGATCGGCGACGTCACGTCCGTCGCGCCGCTGCTGGCCGCCCTCGACGCCCGGCCGTCCGTGCCGCCGGGCGTCGTCGGCATGGCCCTGCTCGACCTGGGCACACCCGCGCTGCCCGCGCTGCGGGACGCCGTCAACGGCCCGCTGCGCGCGGCCCGGCCCGTGGCCGCCCAGCTGCTCGGCCTGCACGGTGACCCGGGCGCCACCGGCGTCCTCGCCGACGTCGTCGCCGACGGCCGCCGCACCCCCGTCGTCCGCGAGGCGGCGGCGTCCGCGCTGGGCCGGATCGGCTCCCCGCACGCCACGCCCGCCCTGGTCGCGGCCCTCACCTCCGACGCGCCGTTGGGCGTGCGGCTCGCCGCCGCCCAGGCCCTGGGCCGGATCGGCGACCCCGGCTGCCTGGACCCGCTCACCACGACCATGCGCTCGGCCCCGGTGCCCGTGCGGGCGGCCTGCGCCGACGCGCTGACGGCCCTCGGCGACCGGGGACGGGCCCGGCTGGTGGCGCACGCCTACCTCGCCGGCCCGACCGGCGCCGTCGCCCGGGCCGCCCTCGACTCCTCCGCCGCCCGCGCCGTCCGGCGCCCGAGCTCCCTGCAGGCGGCGTGA
- a CDS encoding MFS transporter encodes MDTDTAAAGPRSLREAWVALAGLSAVFLFEMLDNSVLTVALPTIGRDLDASTTGLQWVTSSYAVVFGGLMLVFGALADRFGRRRVMLVGLTVLALTSLATAFVTATEQLVAVRVATGVAAAMTTPGTMALAFRLFGADDLRIRATNVIATVGLVGLAVGPTAGGLVLSVAPWQVLLLANVPVAVLAIAAVRAGIAPDDPAELHPDPVDVLGGLLGTATIVLTLVVPTLFVEDGAGSWAPWTATVAAVGAGAGFVVRQRTARHPLLELRLLARPLVSSGLAYQAAEGLAVAGLVYLVTLQLQLDWGWAPALAAAGMLPQILTMLAVAPFVPRFVARVGIGRAAALGGAAVVTGLAVYGLGNGLGYVSVAVALVLTAAGMRVVGVVATVNVLRGLPADRTSIGAAVNDTSTEVTSAIGVAAVGTVLAAVFHGDIATAGWSAQQTAQFHDALTIAVLGLTVAAAALVGWAALRARGAGEDGAGMTVADALSEA; translated from the coding sequence ATGGACACCGACACGGCAGCAGCAGGACCCCGGTCGTTGCGGGAGGCGTGGGTGGCGCTGGCGGGGCTGTCGGCGGTGTTCCTGTTCGAGATGCTGGACAACTCCGTGCTCACCGTCGCGCTGCCCACCATCGGGCGGGACCTGGACGCCTCGACGACCGGGCTGCAGTGGGTCACCAGCTCCTACGCCGTCGTCTTCGGCGGGCTGATGCTGGTCTTCGGCGCGCTCGCCGACCGCTTCGGCCGGCGCCGGGTGATGCTCGTCGGGCTCACGGTCCTGGCCCTCACCAGCCTGGCCACCGCCTTCGTCACCGCCACCGAGCAGCTCGTCGCGGTGCGGGTGGCCACCGGGGTCGCCGCGGCCATGACGACGCCGGGCACGATGGCGCTGGCGTTCCGGCTCTTCGGCGCCGACGACCTGCGCATCCGGGCGACCAACGTCATCGCCACTGTCGGGCTCGTCGGGCTCGCGGTCGGCCCCACCGCGGGCGGACTCGTGCTCTCCGTGGCCCCCTGGCAGGTGCTGCTGCTGGCGAACGTGCCGGTCGCCGTCCTCGCGATCGCCGCGGTCCGCGCCGGCATCGCCCCGGACGACCCGGCCGAGCTGCACCCCGACCCGGTCGATGTCCTCGGCGGCCTGCTCGGGACGGCGACGATCGTGCTCACCCTCGTCGTGCCCACCCTCTTCGTGGAGGACGGCGCCGGTTCCTGGGCGCCCTGGACGGCGACGGTGGCCGCGGTGGGCGCGGGGGCGGGCTTCGTGGTGCGCCAGCGGACGGCCCGCCACCCCCTGCTCGAGCTGCGGCTGCTCGCCCGCCCCCTCGTCTCCAGCGGTCTGGCCTACCAGGCCGCCGAGGGGCTCGCCGTGGCCGGGCTCGTCTACCTGGTGACCCTCCAGCTGCAGCTGGACTGGGGCTGGGCGCCCGCGCTGGCGGCCGCCGGCATGTTGCCGCAGATCCTCACCATGCTGGCGGTCGCCCCGTTCGTCCCCCGCTTCGTCGCGCGGGTCGGCATCGGGCGGGCCGCGGCGCTGGGCGGGGCCGCGGTGGTGACCGGGCTCGCCGTCTACGGCCTGGGCAACGGCCTGGGCTACGTGTCGGTCGCGGTCGCGCTGGTGCTCACCGCGGCCGGGATGCGCGTCGTCGGCGTCGTCGCGACGGTCAACGTCCTGCGCGGCCTGCCCGCCGACCGCACCTCGATCGGCGCGGCGGTCAACGACACCTCCACCGAGGTCACGTCCGCCATCGGTGTCGCGGCCGTCGGCACGGTCCTGGCGGCGGTGTTCCACGGCGACATCGCCACGGCCGGCTGGAGCGCGCAGCAGACCGCGCAGTTCCACGACGCGCTGACGATCGCCGTCCTCGGGCTCACGGTGGCGGCGGCGGCACTGGTGGGCTGGGCCGCCCTGCGCGCGCGGGGCGCCGGCGAGGACGGGGCGGGCATGACCGTCGCCGACGCGCTCTCCGAGGCCTGA